A single window of Modestobacter italicus DNA harbors:
- a CDS encoding alpha/beta hydrolase gives MTTSRAADGRLDARPATAPAGPPLEPGVSALDLGPGAEVLLAVPPGEVAALLVCFHGAGGSGADALRAVGDAAAARGVVVLAPTSAAATWDLIAGGLGRDVAVLDAALGAVFARLPITRVALGGFSDGGSYALSLGVANGDLVEAVTAFSPGFLAAPGRYGRSRFWIAHGTDDRVLPVQRCGRRVAADLTADGYPVEYREFAGGHVMTPDLVDDALTWWLDPS, from the coding sequence GTGACCACCTCCCGCGCTGCCGACGGCCGCCTCGACGCCCGCCCCGCGACGGCCCCGGCCGGCCCGCCCCTGGAGCCGGGCGTCTCGGCGCTGGACCTCGGGCCGGGCGCGGAGGTGCTGCTCGCCGTCCCGCCGGGGGAGGTGGCAGCGCTGCTGGTGTGCTTCCACGGGGCCGGGGGTTCGGGCGCCGACGCGCTGCGGGCGGTCGGCGACGCCGCCGCGGCCCGCGGGGTGGTGGTGCTCGCGCCCACGTCGGCCGCGGCCACCTGGGACCTCATCGCCGGCGGGCTGGGCCGGGACGTCGCCGTCCTGGACGCCGCGCTGGGCGCGGTGTTCGCCCGGCTGCCGATCACCCGGGTCGCGCTGGGCGGGTTCTCCGACGGCGGGTCCTACGCGCTGTCCCTCGGGGTGGCCAACGGCGACCTCGTCGAGGCGGTGACCGCCTTCTCGCCCGGCTTCCTCGCCGCACCCGGCCGGTACGGCCGCTCGCGGTTCTGGATCGCCCACGGCACGGACGACCGGGTGCTCCCGGTGCAGCGCTGCGGCCGCCGGGTGGCCGCGGACCTGACCGCCGACGGCTACCCGGTGGAGTACCGCGAGTTCGCCGGCGGCCACGTGATGACCCCGGACCTGGTCGACGACGCCCTCACCTGGTGGCTGGACCCGAGCTGA
- a CDS encoding YsnF/AvaK domain-containing protein, whose translation MASDSALPPVIGAIADDRDGNALGTITTVFLDDVTQRPTWVGLTDGPGGTSGDVPVIAPISDAEYADGRLRLTVPADAVRTAPRVSQPDRLSPEEETTLREHYRAVAATGRHGTTDTIAIPVVHPGTTTDTTDATDTTAATRGAAGTTSDTAMTRSEEQLQVSTVREPWTRAVLRIEEVTEEVMVPVTITRQQARIEYLPLAPGDRTDTTGTPGDERSTSTSEWVTLYAEQPAVTLERVPVERVRLRTAWATEETTVTEELRKEQIELTTTETPLA comes from the coding sequence ATGGCCAGTGACTCTGCTCTGCCCCCAGTGATCGGGGCGATCGCCGACGACCGGGACGGGAACGCCCTGGGCACGATCACGACGGTCTTCCTCGACGACGTGACCCAGCGACCCACCTGGGTGGGTCTGACCGACGGGCCGGGCGGCACGTCCGGCGACGTCCCGGTGATCGCACCGATCTCCGACGCCGAGTACGCCGACGGCCGGCTGCGGCTCACCGTCCCGGCGGACGCCGTCCGGACGGCCCCGCGGGTGTCGCAGCCGGACCGGCTGAGCCCGGAGGAGGAGACGACGCTGCGCGAGCACTACCGCGCGGTCGCGGCCACCGGCCGGCACGGCACGACCGACACCATCGCGATCCCCGTCGTGCACCCCGGGACGACGACCGACACGACCGACGCCACCGACACGACCGCCGCGACCCGCGGCGCGGCCGGGACGACGTCCGACACGGCCATGACCCGCTCGGAGGAGCAGCTGCAGGTCAGCACGGTCCGGGAGCCGTGGACGCGCGCGGTGCTGCGGATCGAGGAGGTCACCGAGGAGGTCATGGTGCCGGTGACGATCACCCGGCAGCAGGCCCGCATCGAGTACCTCCCGTTGGCGCCGGGCGACCGGACGGACACGACCGGCACCCCCGGTGACGAGCGGTCCACCAGCACCAGCGAGTGGGTGACGCTCTACGCCGAGCAGCCCGCGGTCACGCTGGAGCGGGTGCCGGTCGAGCGGGTCCGGCTGCGCACCGCCTGGGCCACCGAGGAGACCACCGTGACCGAGGAGCTCCGCAAGGAGCAGATCGAGCTGACCACCACCGAGACCCCCCTCGCCTGA